The following coding sequences lie in one Actinomyces capricornis genomic window:
- a CDS encoding sensor histidine kinase → MEPAGPTTPRTPATGRVRGGLRPGPGQPPAAVPAPRIRALLDRLGLPRWAWRLLAWGLTALTLVLLWWHTGAFVLFFAVYPLLWLAHDAFRRGVGATVLFGLGIAVVGSAAHDASWLATALISTGFSLLMGMWVRGVHVARAQAVQALADKQEALEALLAAQEGLAAAERAAGIAAERERWAREVHDTLAQGFVSVITLAQAAQAAQVEAALPGDPGAAASESAPGEERRRRETGERLRQIEEIARENLAEARALVAGQGPRALQDSGLAAALERLAADQRRHGLEVALTTSLPEDLPVARQVAVLRTVQEALSNIVRHADATTAQVSTGVEDGEIVIAVSDDGRGTRGAPEGTGLSGMRARLESLGGTLTVDPLHAPDAQGCTGTVLEARMGL, encoded by the coding sequence ATGGAGCCGGCCGGCCCGACGACGCCCCGGACCCCCGCCACCGGCAGGGTCCGGGGCGGGCTTCGCCCCGGACCGGGGCAGCCCCCGGCAGCGGTGCCCGCCCCGAGGATCCGCGCCCTCCTGGACCGCCTGGGCCTGCCGCGGTGGGCCTGGCGCCTCCTGGCCTGGGGGCTCACGGCTCTGACCCTGGTCCTGCTGTGGTGGCACACCGGGGCCTTCGTGCTCTTCTTCGCCGTCTACCCCCTGCTGTGGCTCGCCCACGACGCCTTCCGCCGCGGCGTGGGGGCCACCGTCCTGTTCGGCCTGGGGATCGCCGTGGTCGGCTCCGCCGCGCATGACGCCAGCTGGCTGGCCACTGCCCTCATCTCCACAGGCTTCTCCCTACTCATGGGCATGTGGGTCAGGGGTGTGCACGTGGCGCGCGCCCAGGCCGTCCAGGCCCTGGCGGACAAGCAGGAGGCCCTGGAGGCCCTCCTGGCCGCCCAGGAGGGCCTGGCCGCGGCTGAGCGCGCCGCCGGTATCGCCGCCGAGCGCGAGCGCTGGGCCAGGGAGGTCCACGACACCCTCGCCCAGGGCTTCGTCTCCGTCATCACCCTGGCCCAGGCGGCCCAGGCGGCCCAGGTGGAGGCGGCGCTCCCCGGTGACCCCGGCGCCGCGGCGTCGGAGTCGGCGCCGGGGGAGGAGAGGCGCCGCAGGGAGACGGGGGAGCGGCTGCGGCAGATCGAGGAGATCGCGCGCGAGAACCTCGCCGAGGCCCGCGCCCTGGTGGCCGGGCAGGGGCCCCGCGCCCTGCAGGACTCCGGCCTGGCTGCGGCCCTGGAACGCCTGGCCGCCGACCAGCGCCGGCACGGCCTGGAGGTCGCCCTGACCACCAGCCTGCCCGAGGACCTGCCCGTGGCCAGGCAGGTGGCGGTCCTGCGCACCGTCCAGGAGGCGCTGAGCAACATCGTGCGCCACGCCGATGCCACAACGGCACAGGTCAGCACCGGCGTTGAGGACGGCGAGATCGTCATCGCGGTGAGCGACGACGGCCGGGGTACGCGCGGGGCCCCGGAGGGCACGGGCCTGAGCGGGATGAGGGCGCGCCTGGAGTCCCTGGGCGGCACCCTGACCGTCGACCCGCTCCATGCCCCCGACGCCCAGGGCTGCACGGGAACGGTCCTGGAGGCGAGGATGGGCCTATGA
- a CDS encoding response regulator, with protein sequence MVRSGIVGMLSGQEDLVVIGEADDGQQAVRLAGELAPDVVLMDLRMPVLDGVEATRRILAAPLAPRVVVLTTYDTDGDILRAVEAGAIGYLLKDSPREDILAAVRAAAAGQSALSPAVSTRLVGAARSRGAAPAAGRRAGAMRSGPVAISPRERQVLAAVARGLSNSQIGRELYITEATVKTHLLRVYGKLGVDTRTAAVTEALRRGLLDLG encoded by the coding sequence GTGGTGCGCTCCGGGATCGTGGGCATGCTCTCGGGGCAGGAGGACCTGGTCGTCATCGGCGAGGCCGACGATGGGCAGCAGGCCGTCCGGCTCGCGGGCGAGCTGGCCCCCGACGTCGTCCTCATGGACCTGCGCATGCCGGTGCTCGACGGCGTGGAGGCCACGCGCCGGATCCTCGCCGCGCCACTCGCCCCGCGCGTGGTGGTCCTGACCACCTACGACACCGACGGCGACATCCTGCGTGCCGTGGAGGCGGGGGCCATCGGCTACCTGCTCAAGGACTCCCCGCGCGAGGACATCCTGGCCGCCGTGCGGGCCGCCGCGGCGGGCCAGAGCGCCCTGAGCCCCGCGGTGAGCACGCGCCTGGTGGGGGCGGCCCGCAGTCGGGGTGCGGCCCCTGCGGCCGGGCGCCGTGCGGGCGCGATGCGCAGCGGGCCAGTGGCCATCTCGCCGCGCGAGCGCCAGGTGCTGGCCGCGGTGGCGCGGGGCCTGTCCAACAGTCAGATCGGCCGCGAACTCTACATCACCGAGGCCACGGTCAAGACCCATCTGCTGCGGGTCTACGGCAAGCTGGGGGTGGATACGCGCACCGCCGCCGTCACCGAGGCGCTGCGCCGCGGCCTGCTCGACCTGGGCTGA
- a CDS encoding sensor histidine kinase: MSPAARGAPTPRPRRWDRLVAFVLRDNGDPGGVHLPLRRLGLPGWVWRLLTWVLAVADLVLLTRTPWAYLGLFLLFPLIWLVYTRYWANVAGLAVLGAGIVAVEHLQGNTRGWATALVAVLISLVTGTWVTAVHIRRAEAEALLAAKAEALTALARAQEQLAAAEHAAGAAAERERWAREVHDTLAQGFVSVATLAQAAQVELEEPGHQGPKALRGRLAQIEEVARDNLIEARSLVTGQGPSALSEGGLGQALERLVASQERHGLRISLSTELPEGLAPALQIVVLRLVQEALSNVVRHARAERVDVVVAPENGTLVAVVQDDGVGALGAPEGAGLGGMRSRVADMGGELSITALGEPEAKGRPGTVIRVRMPL, from the coding sequence ATGTCCCCAGCGGCCCGGGGTGCCCCGACGCCGCGGCCCCGCCGCTGGGACCGGCTCGTGGCCTTCGTGCTGCGCGACAACGGCGATCCCGGGGGCGTCCACCTCCCGCTGCGGCGCCTGGGGCTGCCGGGGTGGGTATGGCGCCTGCTCACCTGGGTGCTGGCCGTCGCGGACCTGGTGCTCCTGACGCGCACCCCCTGGGCCTACCTCGGGCTGTTCCTCCTCTTCCCCCTCATCTGGCTGGTCTACACCAGGTACTGGGCCAATGTGGCGGGCCTGGCGGTCCTGGGTGCGGGCATCGTGGCGGTCGAGCACCTCCAGGGCAATACGAGGGGCTGGGCGACAGCCCTGGTGGCGGTCCTGATCTCCCTGGTCACGGGCACCTGGGTGACCGCGGTCCATATCCGCCGCGCCGAGGCCGAGGCCCTCCTGGCCGCCAAGGCCGAGGCGCTGACCGCCCTGGCCCGGGCCCAGGAGCAGCTCGCCGCGGCCGAGCACGCGGCGGGCGCCGCCGCCGAGCGCGAGCGCTGGGCCCGGGAGGTCCACGACACCCTGGCCCAGGGCTTCGTCTCGGTGGCCACCCTGGCCCAGGCCGCGCAGGTCGAGCTGGAGGAGCCGGGTCATCAGGGGCCCAAGGCCCTCCGGGGCCGATTGGCGCAGATCGAGGAGGTCGCGCGCGACAACCTCATCGAGGCCAGATCCCTGGTCACGGGCCAGGGGCCCAGCGCCCTGAGCGAGGGCGGCCTGGGCCAGGCACTGGAGCGGCTCGTGGCCTCCCAGGAGCGTCACGGGCTGAGGATCTCGCTGAGCACCGAATTGCCCGAGGGCCTTGCCCCCGCCCTCCAGATCGTTGTCCTGCGCCTGGTGCAGGAGGCCCTGAGCAATGTCGTGCGCCACGCCCGGGCCGAGCGCGTTGACGTGGTGGTCGCCCCCGAGAACGGGACCCTGGTCGCCGTCGTCCAGGACGACGGCGTGGGGGCCCTGGGCGCCCCCGAGGGCGCCGGGCTCGGCGGCATGCGCTCGCGCGTGGCGGACATGGGGGGAGAACTATCCATCACCGCGCTGGGGGAGCCGGAGGCCAAGGGTCGTCCGGGCACCGTCATCCGGGTGAGAATGCCCTTGTGA
- a CDS encoding response regulator, giving the protein MSSIVDLDAPARGPRPSPPGARRVRLLIVDDHPVVRSGLVGMLAPAPDIDVVGQAVDGAEAIRLTEALDPDVVLMDLRMPGMGGAEATRRITSPRGPSHGGIPRVVVLTTYDTDGDILSAMEAGAIGYLLKDSPRETILASVRAAAVGHGVLSPTVTSRLAEAARGAGGTGSGDRAAGAAEGRAGGPAGGRRGVGGPVGLSPRERQILEAVARGLSNSQIGQELFITGSTVKTHLLRVYGKLGVDTRTAAVTEALRRGLLDLG; this is encoded by the coding sequence GTGAGCAGTATCGTCGACCTCGATGCCCCCGCCCGGGGGCCCCGGCCCTCACCTCCGGGGGCGCGCCGCGTGCGGCTCCTCATCGTCGATGACCACCCGGTGGTGCGCTCGGGGCTCGTGGGGATGCTGGCCCCCGCCCCGGATATCGACGTCGTGGGCCAGGCCGTGGACGGCGCTGAGGCCATCCGGCTCACCGAGGCCCTCGATCCCGATGTCGTCCTCATGGACCTGCGCATGCCCGGCATGGGCGGGGCCGAGGCCACCCGCAGGATCACCTCGCCCAGGGGCCCGAGCCACGGCGGCATCCCCCGCGTGGTGGTGCTGACCACCTATGACACCGACGGTGACATCCTGAGCGCCATGGAGGCCGGGGCCATCGGCTACCTGCTCAAGGACTCCCCGCGCGAAACCATCCTGGCCTCGGTGCGGGCAGCCGCCGTGGGCCACGGCGTCCTGAGCCCCACCGTGACCTCGCGCCTGGCCGAGGCGGCCCGCGGGGCCGGTGGCACCGGCAGTGGGGATCGAGCCGCGGGGGCGGCCGAGGGCAGGGCCGGTGGCCCTGCCGGCGGGCGGCGCGGGGTGGGCGGGCCGGTGGGCCTCTCCCCGCGCGAGCGCCAGATCCTGGAGGCGGTGGCGCGGGGCCTGTCCAACAGTCAGATCGGCCAGGAGCTGTTCATCACCGGCTCCACGGTCAAGACCCATCTGCTGCGGGTCTACGGCAAGCTGGGGGTGGATACGCGCACCGCCGCCGTCACCGAGGCGCTGCGCCGCGGTCTGCTCGACCTGGGCTGA
- a CDS encoding threonine ammonia-lyase, translating to MHWTDVTAVGMMEGMLSTATATPTETSAAIAPGAPAAASAAPSSPGSVPAGLDFAAVLSTFDEVRALLPETPAWSYPLLDEAAGVEVVVKHENVQPTGAFKVRGGVALMAALSPQERSAGVVTASTGNHAQSLAWAGARRGVPVTVVMPTSAPARKIEAVRALGARVVVEGATMCDSLAHAEHLAGTGGLRLVSPGDEPAIVLGHATVYLELFLRHGDLRTLYVPAGSGSGAAGACLVRDALAPQCRVVAVQSASAPAAYRSWRGGEPVVAPCTTRVAGLAVGTGFTLTQSVLRERLDDFLLVEDEDIQRAVQLMATRAHTLAEGAGAAALAGLMADAGRLERGGPCAVVCTGGNADDEELAGVSPDR from the coding sequence ATGCATTGGACCGATGTGACGGCGGTGGGGATGATGGAGGGCATGCTCAGCACCGCCACTGCGACCCCCACTGAGACCTCCGCAGCGATCGCCCCTGGCGCCCCCGCTGCCGCCAGCGCCGCACCCTCCTCCCCAGGCTCGGTGCCCGCAGGCCTGGACTTCGCGGCCGTGCTGAGCACCTTCGACGAGGTGCGCGCCCTGCTGCCCGAGACGCCGGCCTGGTCCTACCCGCTGCTCGATGAGGCCGCCGGGGTGGAGGTGGTGGTCAAGCACGAGAACGTCCAGCCCACCGGCGCCTTCAAGGTGCGCGGCGGGGTGGCGCTCATGGCGGCCCTGAGCCCCCAGGAGCGCAGCGCAGGGGTGGTGACGGCCTCCACCGGCAACCACGCCCAGTCCCTGGCCTGGGCGGGGGCCCGCCGCGGTGTGCCGGTGACGGTGGTCATGCCCACCAGTGCCCCGGCGCGCAAGATCGAGGCGGTGCGGGCCCTGGGCGCGCGGGTCGTGGTGGAGGGCGCCACGATGTGCGACTCCCTGGCCCACGCCGAGCACCTGGCGGGCACCGGTGGACTGCGCCTGGTCTCCCCCGGTGATGAGCCGGCGATCGTCCTGGGGCATGCCACGGTCTACCTCGAGCTGTTCCTGCGCCACGGCGACCTGCGCACGCTCTACGTGCCGGCAGGCTCCGGCTCGGGGGCGGCGGGGGCCTGCCTGGTGCGCGATGCCCTGGCCCCCCAGTGCCGGGTGGTGGCGGTCCAATCCGCCTCGGCCCCGGCCGCCTACCGCTCCTGGCGCGGCGGGGAGCCGGTGGTCGCCCCATGCACCACGCGGGTGGCGGGCCTGGCGGTCGGCACCGGCTTCACCCTGACCCAGTCGGTGCTGCGCGAGCGCCTGGACGACTTCCTGCTGGTGGAGGATGAGGACATCCAGCGGGCGGTCCAGCTGATGGCCACCCGCGCCCACACCCTGGCCGAGGGCGCGGGGGCGGCGGCCCTGGCGGGCCTCATGGCCGATGCGGGGCGCCTGGAGCGCGGCGGACCCTGCGCCGTCGTGTGCACCGGTGGCAACGCCGATGACGAGGAGCTGGCCGGGGTCTCCCCGGATCGCTGA
- a CDS encoding LysR family transcriptional regulator: MLDLRQLEALVALSRHGTVSAAAQALGYSQPTVSHHLAALARATGAVLLTRAGRGVRLTREGRALAARGEEILGLMDRAEREIGAMARAEAGRVRLAAFPSAVASLVPGVLALLRERHPGLVVELVDAEPPEALEALSRGRVDAALSFSYTEGEEDPQGTRTIPLMDDPLYLVTGPDGIESIAQGGQCRWVTGCARCHEELAAVGRSAGFDPEVAYASDDYVAVQGLVAAGIGACLLPGMALRAYRHPEVVVRPLVGECRHVAIVVDAAVPRPAAIDALVGACRGAAGAVAPGDPQGPAL; the protein is encoded by the coding sequence ATGCTCGACCTCCGCCAGCTCGAGGCACTGGTGGCGCTCTCGCGCCACGGGACCGTCTCGGCCGCCGCCCAGGCGCTGGGCTACAGCCAGCCCACCGTCTCCCATCACCTGGCCGCGCTCGCGCGCGCCACCGGCGCGGTCCTGCTGACCCGGGCCGGGCGCGGGGTGCGCCTGACCCGGGAGGGGCGGGCCTTGGCGGCCCGCGGCGAGGAGATCCTGGGGCTCATGGACCGGGCTGAGCGCGAGATCGGCGCCATGGCCCGCGCCGAGGCCGGGCGCGTGCGCCTGGCGGCCTTCCCCTCGGCGGTCGCCTCCCTCGTCCCCGGCGTCCTGGCCCTCCTGCGCGAGCGCCACCCCGGCCTGGTCGTCGAGCTCGTCGACGCCGAGCCGCCCGAGGCCCTGGAGGCCCTGAGCCGGGGCCGGGTCGATGCCGCCCTGTCCTTCTCCTACACCGAGGGCGAGGAGGATCCCCAGGGCACCCGGACCATCCCGCTCATGGACGACCCGCTCTACCTGGTCACCGGCCCTGATGGGATCGAGAGCATCGCGCAGGGCGGCCAGTGCCGGTGGGTCACCGGCTGCGCGCGCTGCCACGAGGAGCTGGCGGCCGTCGGGCGATCGGCGGGATTCGACCCGGAGGTCGCCTACGCCAGCGACGACTACGTCGCCGTCCAGGGCCTGGTGGCCGCGGGCATCGGCGCCTGCCTGCTGCCGGGCATGGCGCTGCGTGCCTACCGCCACCCCGAGGTGGTGGTGCGGCCGCTGGTCGGCGAGTGCCGCCACGTGGCCATCGTCGTGGACGCCGCCGTGCCGCGCCCTGCCGCCATCGACGCCCTGGTCGGCGCCTGCCGCGGTGCCGCCGGGGCCGTGGCCCCCGGTGATCCGCAGGGCCCGGCGCTCTGA
- a CDS encoding ATP-dependent Clp protease ATP-binding subunit, producing MFERFTDRARRVVVLAQDEARALNHNYIGTEHLLLGLIHEGEGVAAKALESMDISLDAVRAQVVEIIGEGQSAPTGHIPFTPRGKKVFELSMREALQLGHNYIGTEHLLLGLLREGEGVAAQVLTNLGGDLSSVRQTVMQMLSGYEGKEAVAAGPGGSKEGTPSGSAILDQFGRNLTAAAREGKLDPVIGRHKEMERVMQILSRRTKNNPVLIGEPGVGKTAVVEGLSQAIVHGDVPETLRDKQLYSLDMGSLVAGSRYRGDFEERLKKVLKEVRTRGDIVLFIDEIHTLVGAGAAEGAVDAASILKPMLARGELQTIGATTLDEYRKIEKDAALERRFQPVTVEQPSIEETVGILTGLRDRYEAFHRVVITDDAIEAAAKLADRYINDRFLPDKAIDLVDEAGARLRIRRMTAPQELRDIDERIAEVKREKESAIDDQDFERAASLRDDERRLGEERAAKEKAWKSGDLDQVAEVDENLIAEVLAMSTGIPVVKLTEAESAKLLNMESELHKRIIGQNKAIEALSKSIRRTRAGLKDPKRPGGSFIFAGPTGVGKTELAKALAEFLFDDEDALIQLDMSEFAEKHTVSRLFGAPPGYVGYDEGGQLTEKVRRRPFSVVLFDEVEKAHPDIFNSLLQILEDGHLSDAQGRVVDFKNTVIIMTTNLGSKDIGKSVATGFQSTDSGAMDYEEMKAHVNRELKQQFRPEFLNRVDDLIVFPQLTKAEVRQIVDLMIARLAVRLAEQEMAIELTDAAKELLAERGFDPVLGARPLRRAIQRDIEDALSEKILFGEIERGQKVIVDAEGDSILGEFIFRGEPWTPGEAEEAAVREAEKIVSGSSVSSAPMAAPRTSPGSEGAAPAPGA from the coding sequence ATGTTTGAACGCTTTACTGATCGCGCCCGCCGCGTCGTCGTGCTCGCCCAGGACGAGGCCCGGGCGCTCAACCACAACTACATCGGCACCGAGCACCTCCTTCTCGGCCTCATCCACGAGGGCGAGGGGGTGGCGGCCAAGGCGCTGGAGTCCATGGACATCTCCCTGGACGCCGTGCGCGCCCAGGTCGTGGAGATCATCGGGGAGGGCCAGTCGGCCCCCACCGGCCACATCCCCTTCACCCCCCGGGGCAAGAAGGTCTTCGAGCTGTCCATGCGCGAGGCCCTCCAGCTCGGCCACAACTACATCGGCACCGAGCACCTGCTCCTGGGCCTGCTGCGCGAGGGCGAGGGCGTGGCCGCCCAGGTGCTGACCAACCTCGGCGGGGACCTGTCCAGCGTGCGCCAGACCGTCATGCAGATGCTCTCGGGCTACGAGGGCAAGGAGGCGGTGGCCGCAGGACCGGGCGGCTCGAAGGAGGGCACGCCCTCGGGCAGCGCCATCCTCGACCAGTTCGGCCGCAACCTGACCGCCGCCGCCCGCGAGGGCAAGCTCGACCCGGTCATCGGGCGCCACAAGGAGATGGAGCGGGTCATGCAGATCCTCTCGCGGCGCACCAAGAACAACCCCGTCCTCATCGGGGAGCCCGGCGTGGGCAAGACCGCCGTCGTGGAGGGCCTGAGCCAGGCCATCGTCCACGGCGACGTCCCCGAGACCCTGCGCGACAAGCAGCTCTACTCCCTGGACATGGGTTCCCTGGTGGCCGGCTCGCGCTACCGCGGCGACTTCGAGGAGCGCCTGAAGAAGGTCCTCAAGGAGGTGCGCACCCGCGGCGACATCGTCCTGTTCATCGACGAGATCCACACGCTCGTGGGCGCCGGCGCCGCCGAGGGTGCGGTGGACGCGGCCTCCATCCTCAAGCCCATGCTCGCCCGCGGCGAGCTCCAGACCATCGGGGCCACCACCCTGGACGAGTACCGCAAGATCGAGAAGGACGCCGCCCTGGAGCGCCGCTTCCAGCCGGTGACCGTCGAGCAGCCCAGCATCGAGGAGACCGTCGGCATCCTCACCGGCCTGCGCGACCGCTACGAGGCCTTCCACCGCGTGGTCATCACCGACGACGCCATCGAGGCGGCCGCCAAGCTCGCCGACCGCTACATCAACGACCGCTTCCTGCCCGACAAGGCCATCGACCTGGTCGACGAGGCCGGTGCCCGCCTGCGCATCCGCCGCATGACCGCCCCCCAGGAGCTGCGCGACATCGACGAGAGGATCGCCGAGGTCAAGCGGGAGAAGGAGTCGGCCATCGACGACCAGGACTTCGAGCGCGCCGCCTCCCTGCGCGACGACGAGCGCCGCCTGGGCGAGGAGAGGGCCGCCAAGGAGAAGGCCTGGAAGTCCGGCGACCTGGACCAGGTGGCCGAGGTCGATGAGAACCTCATCGCCGAGGTCCTGGCCATGTCCACCGGCATCCCGGTGGTCAAGCTCACCGAAGCCGAATCCGCCAAGCTGCTCAACATGGAGAGCGAGCTCCACAAGCGCATCATCGGCCAGAACAAGGCCATCGAGGCGCTGTCGAAGTCCATCCGCCGCACCCGCGCGGGCCTGAAGGACCCCAAGCGCCCCGGAGGCTCCTTCATCTTCGCCGGGCCCACCGGTGTGGGCAAGACCGAGCTGGCCAAGGCCCTGGCGGAGTTCCTCTTCGATGACGAGGACGCCCTCATCCAGCTCGACATGTCCGAGTTCGCCGAGAAGCACACGGTCTCGCGCCTGTTCGGGGCGCCCCCCGGCTACGTCGGCTACGACGAGGGCGGGCAGCTGACCGAGAAGGTGCGGCGCCGTCCCTTCTCCGTGGTGCTCTTCGACGAGGTGGAGAAGGCCCACCCCGACATCTTCAACTCCCTGCTGCAGATCCTGGAGGACGGGCACCTGTCCGACGCCCAGGGCCGCGTGGTGGACTTCAAGAACACCGTCATCATCATGACCACCAACCTGGGCTCCAAGGACATCGGCAAGTCGGTGGCCACCGGCTTCCAGTCCACCGACTCCGGGGCCATGGACTACGAGGAGATGAAGGCCCACGTCAACCGCGAGCTCAAGCAGCAGTTCCGGCCCGAGTTCCTCAACCGCGTCGACGACCTCATCGTCTTCCCACAGCTGACCAAGGCCGAGGTGCGCCAGATCGTGGACCTCATGATCGCCCGCCTGGCCGTGCGCCTGGCCGAGCAGGAGATGGCCATCGAGCTGACCGACGCCGCCAAGGAGCTGCTGGCCGAGCGCGGCTTCGACCCGGTCCTGGGCGCCCGCCCGCTGCGCCGCGCCATCCAGCGCGACATCGAGGACGCCCTGAGCGAGAAGATCCTCTTCGGTGAGATCGAGCGCGGCCAGAAGGTGATCGTCGACGCCGAGGGCGACTCGATCCTGGGCGAGTTCATCTTCCGCGGTGAGCCCTGGACGCCGGGCGAGGCCGAGGAGGCCGCGGTGCGCGAGGCCGAGAAGATCGTCTCGGGCTCCTCGGTGAGCAGCGCCCCGATGGCCGCCCCGCGGACCTCTCCGGGCAGCGAGGGCGCCGCACCCGCACCCGGCGCCTGA
- the pelF gene encoding GT4 family glycosyltransferase PelF gives MSSSIRKRLESLPSYYSAPAGGYAPMPPSMSNRGSAASPQAARRRSASSAEPAQAEQAAERRPSVPPPAPARPGQEGAGPTRPAPGQSAPDQPGAGRPASAGESPVPPGLQPTPQGYGFVATGPSPASPPAADPVTRQASAPPVPSMPVVPTPVAPTPMVPPAGAGPQETGPAPQPSVPYPPAPHPYEADAPEPAGPLLDDVVEPEGVLLTEDLPAVSPSEELPLPVQEAATGPGSPSWPDGVPADGVYQDVDVAIVMESTYPYLKGGVSAVVHDIITGNPELTFGIIHLTWDSQAPNKDLYGMPDNVAWVRVLYLAMEEHEEAFLRARPRDLRMGRRKRRELSRRLVGSLLALAQEGRTEPLWDLITEGLAGGTRRYPVWAILGTQEFMEAYREMMPDLGMSMSDIFWCLRDFFSLAYAVLSEPMPRAAVYHAHTTGYAALLSVAASRLHGTGFLLTEHNLYVRDTVNTLLDRRLDRNITLNDYRTFDVTGRQRMWMAWWLEMGRLCYPYAYASTYLYPRAITEATELGGDASKAIIIPNGIVTTEFDASYAARMRALEAIRREGAGRHLWKLVYIARVVPIKGLMDMIDSMKLMVDRGLNVHLDVCGPTEHRPDYFEKCLNHIIEQGLESVITIRGTVKIRALLPEFDLFVLPSYNEGLPVVSLETMGAGIPTVSTDVGAVRSVVEDEIVAEDGTVWGPCGTIIEPGDPVVMADGVQRIIEDLDLYEQLCRAARGRVEAAYNLEKVNAAYNKVYRQGGAGKGA, from the coding sequence GTGAGCTCATCCATTCGCAAGCGGCTGGAGTCGCTGCCCTCCTACTACTCGGCGCCCGCCGGGGGATATGCGCCCATGCCTCCCTCGATGAGCAACCGGGGCTCGGCGGCCTCACCGCAGGCGGCCCGACGCCGCTCGGCCTCCAGTGCCGAGCCGGCTCAGGCCGAGCAGGCCGCGGAGCGCCGTCCTTCCGTGCCGCCCCCCGCGCCGGCACGGCCCGGGCAGGAGGGCGCCGGGCCCACGCGCCCCGCGCCGGGGCAGTCAGCGCCGGATCAGCCCGGAGCGGGCCGGCCGGCGAGCGCGGGGGAGTCGCCAGTGCCACCGGGCCTCCAGCCCACCCCGCAGGGCTACGGCTTCGTGGCCACCGGGCCCAGCCCGGCCTCTCCTCCCGCCGCCGACCCGGTCACCCGCCAGGCCTCCGCGCCGCCGGTGCCGTCGATGCCGGTGGTGCCCACCCCGGTGGCGCCCACCCCGATGGTCCCGCCCGCCGGCGCTGGCCCTCAGGAGACCGGGCCGGCGCCCCAGCCGTCGGTGCCGTACCCGCCCGCGCCCCACCCGTATGAGGCCGACGCACCCGAGCCCGCAGGGCCCCTGCTCGACGACGTCGTTGAGCCCGAGGGGGTCCTGCTGACCGAGGACCTCCCCGCCGTCTCGCCCAGCGAGGAGCTCCCCCTACCCGTCCAGGAGGCGGCCACAGGCCCCGGCTCACCCTCCTGGCCCGACGGCGTGCCCGCCGACGGCGTCTACCAGGACGTGGACGTGGCCATCGTCATGGAGTCCACCTACCCCTACCTCAAGGGCGGGGTCTCGGCGGTCGTCCACGACATCATCACCGGCAACCCGGAGCTGACCTTCGGCATCATCCACCTGACCTGGGACTCCCAGGCGCCCAACAAGGACCTGTACGGCATGCCCGACAACGTCGCCTGGGTGCGGGTGCTCTACCTGGCCATGGAGGAGCATGAGGAGGCCTTCCTGCGGGCCCGCCCCCGCGACCTGCGCATGGGTCGGCGCAAGCGCCGCGAGCTGTCCCGCCGGCTCGTCGGCTCGCTGCTGGCCCTGGCCCAGGAGGGCCGCACCGAGCCCCTGTGGGACCTCATCACCGAGGGCCTGGCCGGGGGCACGCGCCGCTACCCGGTGTGGGCGATCCTGGGAACCCAGGAGTTCATGGAGGCCTACCGGGAGATGATGCCGGACCTGGGCATGTCCATGTCCGACATCTTCTGGTGCCTGCGCGACTTCTTCTCCCTGGCCTACGCCGTGCTCTCCGAGCCCATGCCCCGCGCCGCGGTCTACCACGCGCACACCACCGGCTACGCCGCCCTGCTGTCGGTGGCCGCCTCCCGCCTGCACGGCACCGGCTTCCTGCTCACCGAGCACAACCTCTACGTGCGCGATACCGTCAACACCCTGCTGGACCGGCGCCTGGACCGCAACATCACCCTCAACGACTACCGCACCTTCGACGTCACCGGCCGCCAGCGCATGTGGATGGCCTGGTGGCTGGAGATGGGGCGGCTGTGCTACCCCTACGCCTACGCCAGCACCTACCTCTACCCCCGGGCCATCACCGAGGCCACCGAGCTGGGCGGGGACGCGAGCAAGGCGATCATCATCCCCAACGGCATCGTCACCACCGAGTTCGATGCCTCCTACGCGGCCCGCATGAGGGCGCTGGAGGCGATCAGGAGGGAGGGCGCGGGCAGGCATCTGTGGAAACTGGTCTACATCGCCCGCGTCGTGCCCATAAAGGGTCTCATGGACATGATCGACTCCATGAAGCTCATGGTGGACCGCGGCCTGAACGTGCACCTGGATGTGTGCGGCCCCACCGAGCACCGCCCCGACTACTTCGAGAAGTGCCTCAACCACATCATCGAGCAGGGCCTGGAGTCGGTCATCACCATCCGCGGCACCGTCAAGATCCGGGCCCTGCTGCCCGAGTTCGACCTGTTCGTCCTGCCCAGCTACAACGAGGGGCTGCCCGTGGTCTCCCTGGAGACGATGGGGGCGGGCATCCCCACGGTGAGCACCGACGTCGGCGCCGTGCGCTCGGTGGTGGAGGACGAGATCGTCGCCGAGGACGGCACCGTGTGGGGGCCCTGCGGCACCATCATCGAGCCGGGCGACCCCGTGGTCATGGCCGATGGGGTCCAGCGCATCATCGAGGACCTCGACCTCTACGAGCAGCTGTGCCGGGCGGCACGCGGGCGTGTGGAGGCCGCCTACAACCTGGAGAAGGTCAACGCCGCCTACAACAAGGTCTACCGGCAGGGCGGTGCCGGGAAGGGAGCGTGA